From one Amycolatopsis sp. FDAARGOS 1241 genomic stretch:
- a CDS encoding DUF3052 domain-containing protein, translating to MVAAGDAGSASVAERLGIKPDMVVQEIGWDEDVDEDVRAAIEEEIGAELLDEDAQEVIDVVLLWWREDDGDLGDALVDARGPLDENGVIWVLTPKTGQPGHVEPSEIAEAVPQVGLAQTANISVGADWLGTRLVSPKSSKAKQR from the coding sequence GTGGTCGCCGCGGGAGACGCAGGCAGCGCCAGCGTCGCCGAGAGGCTTGGCATCAAGCCGGACATGGTGGTCCAGGAGATCGGCTGGGACGAGGACGTCGACGAAGACGTCCGCGCGGCGATCGAAGAGGAGATCGGTGCTGAACTCCTCGACGAGGACGCGCAGGAGGTCATCGACGTCGTGCTGCTCTGGTGGCGCGAGGACGACGGCGACCTCGGCGACGCCCTGGTCGACGCCCGGGGGCCCCTGGACGAGAACGGCGTGATCTGGGTGCTGACCCCGAAGACGGGGCAGCCGGGACACGTCGAGCCCAGCGAGATCGCCGAAGCCGTGCCGCAGGTCGGCCTGGCGCAGACCGCGAACATCAGCGTGGGGGCCGACTGGCTCGGTACGCGGCTGGTGTCGCCCAAGTCCTCGAAGGCCAAGCAGCGCTGA
- a CDS encoding aminotransferase class V-fold PLP-dependent enzyme yields MPSIQPVDVARARAETPGCTGVVHFNNAGSALPPALVTDTMVDYLRAEALVGGYEAAAATAERSAAVYTSIARLINAEPEDIAITDNATRSWQAVFYALRFGTGDRILTSRAEYASNAIAYLQIARRTGARVEVVADDETGQLDVADLRRLIDEHVKLIAVSHVPTQGGLVNPAEEIGAVAREAGIPFLLDACQSAGQLDLDVERLQCDALSATGRKYLRGPRGTGFLYVHPRLRERLEPATLDLHSASWEAPDEYVVDPTAKRFEVWERDHAAVLGLGAAVDYALEWGLSAIEARVGALAATLRGRLGEIEGVQVHDVGARKCGLVSFSLDGLGSEQVMRTLAAAKINTSVTHATSAQYDFTARHLPALVRASVHYYNTDDEIDLLTSEVAKLAQESRSS; encoded by the coding sequence ATGCCCAGTATTCAGCCCGTCGACGTGGCCCGCGCCCGCGCCGAGACGCCCGGCTGTACCGGCGTCGTCCACTTCAACAACGCCGGCTCGGCGCTCCCGCCGGCCCTCGTGACCGACACGATGGTCGACTACCTGCGAGCCGAGGCGCTGGTCGGCGGCTACGAGGCCGCCGCGGCCACGGCCGAGCGCAGCGCCGCCGTGTACACGTCCATCGCGCGGCTGATCAACGCCGAGCCCGAGGACATCGCCATCACGGACAACGCGACGCGCTCGTGGCAAGCGGTGTTCTACGCACTGCGGTTCGGCACGGGCGACCGGATCCTGACCTCGCGCGCCGAGTACGCGAGCAATGCGATCGCCTACCTCCAGATCGCGCGCCGCACCGGGGCGCGCGTCGAGGTCGTCGCCGACGACGAAACCGGGCAGCTGGACGTGGCCGACCTGCGGCGGCTGATCGACGAGCACGTGAAGCTCATCGCCGTGAGCCACGTGCCGACGCAGGGTGGCCTCGTGAACCCGGCCGAGGAGATCGGCGCGGTCGCGCGCGAAGCCGGCATCCCGTTCCTGCTCGACGCGTGCCAATCGGCCGGGCAGCTCGACCTCGACGTCGAGCGGCTGCAGTGCGACGCGCTGTCGGCCACCGGCCGCAAGTACCTGCGCGGGCCGCGCGGCACCGGCTTCCTGTACGTGCACCCGCGGCTGCGCGAGCGGCTCGAACCGGCGACGCTCGACCTGCACTCGGCCAGCTGGGAAGCGCCGGACGAGTACGTGGTCGACCCGACGGCGAAGCGGTTCGAAGTCTGGGAACGCGACCACGCCGCCGTGCTCGGGCTCGGGGCGGCCGTCGACTACGCGCTCGAATGGGGCCTGTCGGCGATCGAAGCCCGCGTCGGCGCGCTGGCGGCGACGCTGCGCGGGCGGCTGGGCGAGATCGAAGGGGTGCAGGTGCACGACGTCGGCGCGCGCAAGTGCGGACTGGTGTCGTTCAGCCTCGACGGACTCGGCTCCGAGCAGGTGATGCGCACGCTCGCGGCCGCGAAGATCAATACGAGCGTGACCCACGCGACCTCGGCGCAGTACGACTTCACCGCGCGGCACCTGCCCGCCCTCGTGCGCGCGTCGGTGCACTACTACAACACCGACGACGAGATCGATCTGCTGACGAGCGAGGTCGCCAAGCTGGCTCAGGAATCGCGCAGCAGCTGA
- a CDS encoding peroxiredoxin, with translation MAVEVGSPAPDFTLNDYNKQPVTLSSFKGDKPVLLVFFPFAFSGTCTGELCQLRDEFADYDTKGVQVLGVSVDAVFSLKVWAEQQGYQFPLLSDFWPHGAVAQAYGVFNDKAGMALRGTFLIDTDGVVRFAEVNQPGEARDQSAWKKAIAELA, from the coding sequence ATGGCCGTCGAGGTCGGTTCACCAGCCCCTGACTTCACCCTCAACGACTACAACAAGCAGCCCGTCACGCTGTCGTCGTTCAAGGGCGACAAGCCGGTGCTGCTGGTCTTCTTCCCGTTCGCGTTCAGCGGGACCTGCACCGGCGAGCTGTGCCAGCTGCGCGACGAGTTCGCCGACTACGACACCAAGGGCGTCCAGGTCCTGGGCGTTTCCGTCGACGCGGTCTTCTCGCTGAAGGTGTGGGCGGAGCAGCAGGGCTACCAGTTCCCGCTGCTGTCGGACTTCTGGCCGCACGGCGCCGTGGCGCAGGCCTACGGCGTCTTCAACGACAAGGCCGGCATGGCCCTGCGGGGCACCTTCCTCATCGACACCGACGGTGTGGTGCGCTTCGCGGAGGTCAACCAGCCCGGCGAGGCCCGCGACCAGTCGGCGTGGAAGAAGGCCATCGCCGAACTGGCCTGA
- a CDS encoding carboxymuconolactone decarboxylase family protein, which yields MKPGASAMPLAKLDNQVYGFDNHIDYFTGDSRVALPRPHRRLRPTRRPSGHDGDRRAFGSLPAAVARLATSPELLNGFLRLSALFESTTLDPLERETLILTVAARNRCHFWVALHTARLLSVGGSAELVAALRSESPLPVPRLEAVRRFALTVLATAGGVPAADLDTFLAAGYTPQQALEVVLGIATYTLSTFANRLVDRHPAPDPGRARVDGGLTFLGLVAVGPRSWRRGPTELTPSSVSPPWCR from the coding sequence GTGAAGCCGGGCGCGTCAGCCATGCCGCTTGCCAAACTCGACAACCAAGTTTACGGTTTCGACAACCACATTGACTATTTTACCGGAGACTCCCGTGTCGCACTTCCCCGACCACACCGTCGACTCCGCCCCACCCGCCGCCCGTCGGGCCATGACGGCGACCGCCGAGCATTCGGCTCGCTGCCCGCAGCCGTCGCGCGCCTGGCGACGTCACCGGAGCTGCTGAACGGCTTCCTGCGGCTCAGCGCGCTGTTCGAATCGACGACGCTGGACCCGCTCGAGCGCGAAACCCTCATCCTCACCGTGGCGGCACGCAACCGCTGCCACTTCTGGGTCGCCCTGCACACGGCCCGGCTGCTCAGCGTCGGCGGCTCCGCCGAACTCGTGGCGGCGCTGCGCTCGGAGTCACCGTTGCCGGTCCCGCGTCTCGAAGCGGTGCGACGCTTCGCGCTCACGGTCCTCGCCACGGCCGGCGGAGTGCCGGCGGCCGACCTGGACACGTTCCTGGCCGCGGGGTACACGCCGCAGCAGGCGTTGGAAGTCGTGCTCGGGATCGCGACCTACACGCTGTCGACGTTCGCGAACCGGCTCGTCGACAGACACCCTGCACCCGATCCTGGCCGAGCACGAGTGGACGGCGGCCTGACTTTCCTCGGTCTGGTTGCGGTGGGCCCACGCTCGTGGAGGCGTGGGCCCACCGAACTCACGCCTTCGTCAGTGTCACCACCGTGGTGTCGCTGA
- a CDS encoding acyl-CoA dehydrogenase family protein — protein sequence MDADDFGQVLAAVREFVRKEVVPREAEIDERDEIPAAIREKAAGLGLFGFALPEEFGGLGLGMSEDVRLAIELGYTTPAFRSLFGTNNGIAGQAIVAYGTPQQREHWLPRLAAGEAVASFALTEAEAGSDPSGLTSRAVPVDGGYRLTGVKRFITNAPLADVFLVFARTEPDSTGSHGISALLVPSDAPGVTVGPHDRKMGQAGAWTAEVFFDDVEVQARHLVGEEGKGFGIAMASLARGRLHIAALCVGMAERALGEAVEYARTARQGGRPIGDYQLVQALLAESHAELAAGRAMVHAAAEAYESGEDRRLGPSSAKLFCTEMLGRVADRAVQVHGGAGYLRGVTVERIYRDARLFRIYEGTSEIQKLVIARQLLRDS from the coding sequence GTGGACGCCGACGACTTCGGCCAGGTGCTGGCGGCCGTGCGCGAGTTCGTGCGCAAGGAGGTCGTGCCGCGCGAGGCGGAGATCGACGAACGCGACGAGATCCCCGCCGCGATCCGCGAGAAGGCCGCCGGGCTGGGCCTGTTCGGCTTCGCCTTGCCGGAGGAGTTCGGCGGGCTCGGCCTGGGCATGTCCGAGGACGTGCGGCTCGCGATCGAACTCGGCTACACGACACCCGCGTTCCGCTCGCTCTTCGGCACCAACAACGGCATCGCGGGCCAGGCGATCGTCGCCTACGGCACGCCGCAGCAGCGGGAGCACTGGCTGCCGCGGCTGGCCGCGGGCGAGGCCGTCGCGTCGTTCGCGCTCACCGAGGCCGAGGCCGGTTCCGACCCGAGCGGGCTCACCAGCCGCGCGGTTCCCGTCGACGGCGGCTACCGGCTCACCGGCGTCAAGCGCTTCATCACCAACGCGCCGCTCGCCGACGTCTTCCTGGTCTTCGCCCGCACCGAACCCGACAGCACCGGCAGCCACGGCATCTCGGCGCTGCTCGTGCCTTCGGACGCGCCGGGCGTCACCGTCGGCCCGCACGACCGGAAGATGGGCCAGGCCGGCGCCTGGACGGCCGAGGTGTTCTTCGACGACGTCGAGGTCCAGGCGCGGCACCTCGTCGGTGAGGAGGGCAAGGGCTTCGGCATCGCGATGGCGTCGCTCGCGCGCGGCCGGCTCCACATCGCGGCACTGTGCGTGGGCATGGCCGAACGAGCGCTGGGCGAAGCCGTGGAGTACGCGCGGACCGCTCGCCAGGGCGGCCGCCCGATCGGTGACTACCAGCTCGTGCAGGCGCTGCTCGCCGAGTCGCACGCCGAGCTGGCGGCCGGGCGCGCGATGGTGCACGCGGCCGCCGAGGCGTACGAATCGGGTGAGGACCGCAGGCTCGGCCCGTCGTCGGCGAAGCTGTTCTGCACCGAGATGCTCGGTCGCGTCGCCGACCGCGCGGTGCAGGTGCACGGCGGTGCGGGCTACCTCCGCGGCGTGACCGTGGAGCGGATCTACCGCGACGCGCGCCTGTTCCGCATCTACGAGGGCACCAGCGAGATCCAGAAGCTCGTGATCGCGCGTCAGCTGCTGCGCGATTCCTGA
- a CDS encoding L-lactate permease, translating to MFVQDLTPLGGLGLSALVAVVPLAVVLVLLGVVRTRAHHAALIGLVVALVVGIAVYGMPVGQAISGALQGAAFGLFPILWIVVNALWVYRITVRTGHFDVLRRSFGRISDDPRLQALIIAFCFGALMEALAGFGAPVAISAVMLVAVGFGPVRAAVVALVANTAPVAFGAMGTPVVTLAQVTGLPLEQVSSIVGRQTPLLALFVPLLLVIIVDGKRGLRETWVPALVCGLAFGVVQFLASNFVSPQLADIGAALAGAAALVALPMTRRAVPEEVRTQVLTGTRTATLDRPDERTEVVRAYLPYALIIVIFSLAQVPPIKKVLDAATWKFHWPGLDVHGPDGKAVSGNTFSLPFLNTGGTLVLIAGLLTIVALKVTAGPAGEEWLATVKELRFAILTVTGVLALAYVMNLSGQTSTIGTFIAAAGAGLAFLSPVLGWFGVAVSGSDTSANALFGALQVTAAHQTNLPADLLAAANSSGGVLGKMISPQNLTIACVAANLPGEEGKLLRKVLPWSVGLLLVMCLIVLGQSTPVLSWMLP from the coding sequence GTGTTCGTGCAGGACCTGACCCCGCTCGGTGGTCTCGGGCTTTCCGCGCTGGTCGCGGTGGTGCCGCTGGCCGTGGTGCTGGTGTTGCTCGGCGTGGTCCGGACCAGAGCGCACCACGCCGCGCTGATCGGGCTCGTGGTGGCGCTCGTCGTGGGGATCGCCGTGTACGGGATGCCCGTGGGACAGGCGATTTCCGGTGCGCTGCAAGGCGCCGCGTTCGGGCTGTTCCCCATCCTGTGGATCGTGGTCAACGCGCTGTGGGTCTACCGGATCACCGTGCGCACCGGTCACTTCGACGTGCTGCGCCGCTCGTTCGGCCGGATCTCCGACGACCCGCGGCTGCAGGCGCTGATCATCGCGTTCTGCTTCGGCGCGCTGATGGAGGCGCTGGCCGGGTTCGGCGCGCCCGTGGCGATCAGCGCGGTGATGCTCGTGGCGGTGGGGTTCGGGCCCGTCCGCGCGGCTGTGGTGGCGCTCGTCGCGAACACCGCGCCGGTCGCTTTCGGTGCGATGGGCACCCCCGTGGTCACGCTCGCGCAGGTCACCGGGCTACCGCTGGAGCAGGTGTCGTCGATCGTCGGCCGGCAGACGCCGCTGCTCGCGCTGTTCGTGCCGCTGTTGCTGGTGATCATCGTCGACGGCAAGCGCGGGCTGCGGGAAACGTGGGTGCCGGCGCTGGTCTGCGGGCTCGCGTTCGGCGTGGTGCAGTTCCTCGCGTCGAACTTCGTGTCGCCGCAGCTGGCCGACATCGGCGCGGCGCTGGCCGGCGCGGCCGCGCTCGTGGCGCTGCCCATGACGCGGCGCGCGGTGCCCGAGGAGGTCCGCACGCAGGTGCTCACCGGCACGCGCACGGCGACGCTCGACCGGCCCGACGAGCGCACCGAGGTCGTGCGCGCCTACCTGCCGTACGCGCTGATCATCGTGATCTTCTCGCTCGCGCAGGTGCCGCCGATCAAGAAGGTGCTCGACGCGGCGACGTGGAAGTTCCACTGGCCCGGCCTCGACGTGCACGGACCGGACGGGAAGGCGGTGTCCGGCAACACGTTCTCGCTGCCGTTCCTCAACACCGGCGGCACGCTCGTGCTGATCGCCGGGCTGCTCACGATCGTCGCGCTCAAGGTCACCGCGGGCCCGGCCGGCGAGGAGTGGCTGGCGACGGTGAAGGAACTGCGGTTCGCGATCCTCACCGTGACAGGTGTGCTGGCGCTGGCGTACGTGATGAACCTGTCCGGTCAGACGAGCACGATCGGCACGTTCATCGCGGCGGCCGGTGCGGGGCTGGCGTTCCTCTCCCCCGTGCTCGGCTGGTTCGGCGTCGCGGTCTCGGGGTCGGACACCTCGGCCAACGCGTTGTTCGGCGCACTGCAGGTCACGGCTGCCCACCAGACGAACCTGCCCGCGGACCTCCTCGCGGCGGCCAACAGTTCCGGTGGCGTGCTCGGCAAGATGATCTCGCCGCAGAACCTCACGATCGCGTGCGTGGCCGCCAACCTGCCCGGGGAAGAGGGCAAGCTGCTGCGGAAGGTGCTGCCGTGGAGCGTGGGGCTGCTGCTGGTGATGTGCCTGATCGTGCTCGGGCAGAGCACACCGGTGCTCAGCTGGATGCTGCCGTGA
- a CDS encoding nicotinamide mononucleotide transporter family protein, whose translation MDFLLRHGITVLGQWISIAELAGQVLALAVVFLADRRTVWTWPVQVGATVLLFSVYVSADLGGLAGRQIAILLISVYGWWAWRRRADPVDGMVVRSARPVERWAMLGAFAVGTVGMALVLQALHASWAPWPDAAIFVGTLVAFGAQGAGLVEFWGVWLVVDAIGVPLQISSGLYFSAAIYVVFAGLVVHGWCTWNRSAKRVAARAVTAASS comes from the coding sequence GTGGACTTCCTGCTGCGGCACGGCATCACGGTGCTCGGCCAGTGGATCTCGATCGCGGAGCTCGCCGGGCAGGTGCTCGCGCTCGCGGTGGTTTTCCTGGCCGACCGGAGAACGGTGTGGACCTGGCCCGTGCAGGTGGGTGCGACCGTGCTCCTGTTCTCGGTGTACGTCTCCGCCGACCTCGGTGGCCTGGCCGGCCGCCAGATCGCGATCCTGCTGATCTCGGTCTACGGCTGGTGGGCGTGGCGCCGCCGCGCGGACCCCGTCGACGGGATGGTCGTGCGCAGCGCCCGGCCGGTCGAGCGGTGGGCCATGCTGGGCGCGTTCGCCGTCGGCACGGTCGGCATGGCGCTGGTGCTGCAGGCGCTGCACGCGTCGTGGGCGCCGTGGCCGGACGCAGCGATCTTCGTGGGCACGCTCGTCGCCTTCGGGGCGCAGGGCGCGGGGCTCGTCGAGTTCTGGGGCGTGTGGCTGGTGGTCGACGCGATCGGCGTGCCGCTGCAGATCTCGTCGGGTCTGTACTTCTCCGCCGCGATCTACGTGGTCTTCGCGGGTCTGGTGGTGCACGGCTGGTGCACGTGGAACCGCTCCGCCAAGCGCGTCGCCGCGCGGGCGGTCACGGCAGCATCCAGCTGA
- a CDS encoding MarR family winged helix-turn-helix transcriptional regulator translates to MADAPGFTLPLLLFAGFRTLIDDLHAELARQGYPDVRPAYGFAMQAIGRRGVSASELGKRLGVSKQAAGKTVDRLESLGYAERADDPEDARRKLVRLTPRGVDALARSAAIFDDLRTRWVRELGAGRVRALEADLRAVVGETGFGLDVAGWFAG, encoded by the coding sequence ATGGCTGACGCGCCCGGCTTCACGCTGCCGTTGCTGCTGTTCGCGGGCTTCCGCACGCTGATCGACGACCTGCACGCCGAGCTCGCGCGGCAGGGGTACCCCGACGTGCGGCCCGCCTACGGCTTCGCGATGCAGGCCATCGGCCGGCGCGGCGTGAGCGCGTCGGAGCTCGGCAAGCGCCTCGGCGTCTCGAAGCAGGCCGCGGGCAAAACCGTCGACCGGCTCGAGTCGCTCGGGTACGCCGAGCGCGCGGACGACCCCGAGGACGCCCGCCGCAAGCTCGTGCGCCTCACGCCAAGGGGCGTCGACGCGCTCGCCAGGTCTGCCGCGATCTTCGACGACCTGCGGACCCGGTGGGTGCGCGAGCTGGGAGCCGGCCGCGTCCGCGCGCTCGAAGCCGATCTCCGCGCGGTGGTCGGGGAAACCGGTTTCGGGCTCGACGTCGCGGGGTGGTTCGCCGGGTAG
- a CDS encoding alpha-hydroxy acid oxidase gives MTQRRLPRPSELKQILRPKPIVLNPTDRRLSTAHTIADLRMIGRKRTPRAAFDYTDGAAELEDSLLRARQAYRRVEFHPNVLRGVSDVDTTKTVLGKTSALPFGFAPTGFTRMMQHEGERAVGRVAQRNGIPMGLSTMATTSIEDLAAAAPEARKWFQLYVWRDHGAGEDLMNRAWENGYDTLLLTVDTPVAGARMRDVRNGLTIPPALTFKTFADGALHPAWWFNLLTTEPLNFASLSHFDGTVAELLAQLFDPTLDFDDLDWVRRTWPGKLVVKGVQNVDDARDVVKHGADGVVLSNHGGRQLDRAPTPIELLPAVLDELQGDAEVWVDTGILSGGDIVAAIARGADFVLVGRAFLYGLMAGGERGVQRCVDILRTELVRTMQLLGVRRVEDLRPSHVTLR, from the coding sequence GTGACCCAGCGTCGCCTGCCGCGGCCGAGCGAACTGAAGCAGATCCTGCGGCCGAAGCCGATCGTGCTCAACCCGACCGACCGGCGGTTGTCCACCGCGCACACGATCGCCGACCTGCGGATGATCGGGCGCAAGCGCACGCCGCGCGCCGCGTTCGACTACACCGACGGAGCCGCGGAGCTGGAGGACAGCCTGCTGCGGGCGAGGCAGGCCTACCGGCGCGTGGAGTTCCACCCCAACGTGCTGCGCGGTGTGTCCGATGTGGACACCACGAAAACCGTGCTCGGCAAGACGTCGGCGCTGCCGTTCGGCTTCGCGCCCACCGGGTTCACGCGCATGATGCAGCACGAGGGCGAGCGCGCCGTGGGCCGCGTGGCGCAGCGCAACGGCATCCCGATGGGCCTGTCCACCATGGCGACCACCTCGATCGAGGATCTCGCCGCGGCCGCGCCCGAGGCGCGCAAGTGGTTCCAGCTCTACGTGTGGCGCGATCACGGCGCGGGCGAAGATCTGATGAATCGCGCGTGGGAGAACGGCTACGACACGCTTCTGCTCACCGTCGACACCCCGGTGGCCGGCGCCCGCATGCGCGACGTGCGCAACGGCCTCACCATCCCGCCTGCCCTCACGTTCAAGACCTTCGCCGACGGCGCCCTGCATCCCGCCTGGTGGTTCAACCTCCTGACCACTGAGCCGCTGAACTTCGCCTCGCTGAGCCACTTCGACGGCACCGTCGCCGAGCTGCTGGCCCAGCTCTTCGACCCGACGCTCGACTTCGACGACCTCGACTGGGTGCGCCGCACCTGGCCGGGGAAGCTCGTGGTCAAGGGCGTGCAGAACGTGGACGACGCCCGTGACGTCGTGAAGCACGGCGCCGACGGCGTGGTCCTGTCCAACCACGGCGGCCGCCAGCTCGACCGCGCGCCCACGCCGATCGAGCTGCTGCCCGCCGTTCTCGACGAGCTCCAGGGCGACGCCGAGGTGTGGGTCGACACCGGCATCCTTTCCGGCGGCGACATCGTGGCCGCGATCGCCCGCGGCGCCGACTTCGTGCTCGTCGGCCGCGCGTTCCTCTACGGGTTGATGGCGGGCGGCGAACGCGGTGTCCAGCGCTGCGTCGACATCCTGCGCACCGAACTCGTCCGGACCATGCAGCTGCTGGGTGTCCGGCGCGTCGAGGACCTGCGCCCCTCCCACGTCACCCTGCGCTGA
- the aceE gene encoding pyruvate dehydrogenase (acetyl-transferring), homodimeric type produces the protein MAPQNDGASGKETPARVRVIRDGLAAHLPDIDPEETAEWLDSFDEALARGGQQRARYLMLRILERARERNVGVPALTSTDYVNTIPTENEPWFPGDEEIERRYRRYIRWNAAIMVHRAQRPGVGVGGHISTYASSAALYEVGFNHFFRGKDHSGGGDQIFFQGHASPGMYARAFLEGRLSERQLDGFRQEYSHAGEGGGLPSYPHPRLMPEFWENPTVSMGLGPMNAIYQARFNRYLRDRGIKDTTDQHVWAFLGDGEMDEPESRGLIHVAAGEGLDNLTFVINCNLQRLDGPVRGNGKIIQELESYFRGAGWNVIKVIWGREWDALLSADRDGALVNLMNVTPDGDYQTYKANDGAYVREHFFGRDPRTKDLVKDLSDADIWNLKRGGHDYRKVYAAYKAAMEHHGQPTVILAHTIKGYGLGPAFEGRNATHQMKKLTLDDLKLFRDAQRIPISDAELERDPKLPPYFHPGPDSPEIEYMIGRRKALGGYLPERRPRNAKALVLPGDKIYEGIRKGSGKQEVATTMAFVRLVRELAKDSEIGKRVVPIIPDEARTFGLDSMFPTAKIYNPHGQTYTSVDASLMLAYKESEKGQLLHEGINEAGSTASFTAVGTSYATHGEPMIPIYIFYSMFGFQRTGDGLYAAADQMARGFVLGATAGRTTLTGEGLQHADGHSLLLSATNPAVVAYDPAYSFEIAHIVRDGLRRMYGETGPHGNGENVFYYLTVYNEPYQQPAEPENLDVDGLLKGLYKYADAPAGDGPEAQILVSGVTMPDALKAQQLLAEEWGVRAAVWSATSWTELRREAVEIDHDNLLHPDDSPRVPYVTQALSGVNGPVVAVSDWMRAVPDLIRPWVPTDMLTLGTDGFGFSDTRPAARRKFLVDAQSIVVGALTALAKRGEVDQAKVGEAVRRYRLDDVAAAGPQTSDSGNA, from the coding sequence TTGGCCCCGCAGAACGACGGCGCCTCCGGCAAGGAGACCCCGGCACGCGTACGCGTCATCCGTGACGGACTCGCGGCGCACCTGCCCGACATCGACCCGGAGGAGACCGCCGAATGGCTGGACTCCTTCGACGAGGCGCTGGCCAGGGGTGGCCAGCAGCGCGCCCGGTACCTGATGCTGCGCATCCTCGAGCGCGCCCGCGAGCGCAACGTCGGCGTACCCGCCCTCACGTCCACGGACTACGTCAACACCATCCCCACGGAGAACGAGCCGTGGTTCCCCGGCGATGAGGAGATCGAGCGCCGGTACCGCCGCTACATCCGGTGGAACGCGGCGATCATGGTGCACCGCGCCCAGCGCCCCGGTGTCGGCGTCGGCGGGCACATCTCGACGTACGCGTCGTCGGCCGCGCTGTACGAGGTGGGCTTCAACCACTTCTTCCGCGGCAAGGACCACTCCGGCGGCGGTGACCAGATCTTCTTCCAGGGCCACGCCTCCCCCGGCATGTACGCCCGCGCGTTCCTCGAGGGCCGGCTGTCCGAGCGGCAGCTCGACGGCTTCCGCCAGGAGTACAGCCACGCCGGCGAGGGCGGCGGCCTGCCCTCGTACCCGCACCCGCGGCTGATGCCGGAGTTCTGGGAGAACCCGACGGTGTCGATGGGCCTCGGCCCGATGAACGCGATCTACCAGGCGCGGTTCAACCGCTACCTGCGCGACCGCGGCATCAAGGACACCACCGACCAGCACGTGTGGGCATTCCTCGGCGACGGCGAGATGGACGAGCCGGAATCGCGCGGCCTCATCCACGTGGCCGCCGGCGAGGGCCTCGACAACCTGACCTTCGTGATCAACTGCAACCTGCAGCGGCTCGACGGCCCGGTGCGCGGCAACGGCAAGATCATCCAGGAGCTCGAGTCGTACTTCCGCGGCGCGGGCTGGAACGTGATCAAGGTCATCTGGGGCCGCGAGTGGGACGCGCTGCTGTCCGCCGACCGCGACGGCGCCCTGGTCAACCTGATGAACGTGACGCCCGACGGTGACTACCAGACGTACAAGGCGAACGACGGCGCGTACGTCCGCGAGCACTTCTTCGGCCGCGACCCGCGCACCAAGGACCTGGTCAAGGACCTGTCCGACGCCGATATCTGGAACCTCAAGCGCGGCGGCCACGACTACCGCAAGGTGTACGCGGCGTACAAGGCGGCCATGGAGCACCACGGCCAGCCGACGGTGATCCTCGCCCACACCATCAAGGGCTACGGTCTCGGCCCGGCGTTCGAGGGCCGCAACGCCACGCACCAGATGAAGAAGCTCACACTCGACGACCTGAAGCTGTTCCGCGACGCCCAGCGCATCCCGATCAGCGACGCCGAGCTCGAGCGCGACCCGAAGCTGCCGCCGTACTTCCACCCGGGCCCCGACTCGCCCGAGATCGAGTACATGATCGGCCGCCGCAAGGCGCTGGGCGGCTACCTGCCGGAGCGCCGGCCGCGCAACGCCAAGGCGCTCGTGCTGCCTGGTGATAAGATCTACGAGGGCATCCGCAAGGGTTCGGGCAAGCAGGAGGTCGCCACGACGATGGCGTTCGTCCGGCTCGTGCGCGAACTCGCGAAGGACTCGGAGATCGGCAAGCGCGTCGTCCCGATCATCCCGGACGAGGCCCGCACCTTCGGGCTCGACTCGATGTTCCCGACGGCCAAGATCTACAACCCGCACGGCCAGACGTACACGTCGGTCGACGCGAGCCTGATGCTGGCCTACAAGGAGTCCGAGAAGGGCCAGCTGCTGCACGAGGGCATCAACGAGGCGGGTTCCACCGCGTCCTTCACGGCCGTCGGCACCTCGTACGCCACGCACGGCGAGCCGATGATCCCGATCTACATCTTCTACTCGATGTTCGGGTTCCAGCGGACCGGCGACGGCCTGTACGCGGCGGCGGACCAGATGGCGCGCGGCTTCGTGCTCGGCGCCACCGCGGGCCGCACCACGCTGACCGGTGAGGGTCTGCAGCACGCCGACGGGCATTCGCTGCTGCTGTCGGCGACCAACCCGGCGGTCGTGGCCTACGACCCGGCGTACTCGTTCGAGATCGCGCACATCGTCCGTGACGGCCTGCGGCGCATGTACGGCGAGACCGGGCCGCACGGCAACGGCGAGAACGTCTTCTACTACCTGACGGTCTACAACGAGCCGTACCAGCAGCCCGCCGAGCCGGAGAACCTCGACGTCGACGGCCTGCTCAAGGGCCTCTACAAGTACGCCGACGCCCCGGCGGGCGACGGCCCGGAGGCCCAGATCCTGGTCTCCGGCGTCACGATGCCCGACGCGCTCAAGGCCCAGCAGCTGCTGGCCGAGGAGTGGGGCGTGCGCGCCGCGGTCTGGTCGGCCACCTCATGGACCGAGCTTCGCCGCGAAGCCGTCGAGATCGACCACGACAACCTGCTCCACCCGGACGACAGCCCGCGCGTGCCGTACGTGACGCAGGCGCTGTCGGGGGTCAACGGTCCCGTCGTGGCGGTGTCGGACTGGATGCGCGCCGTGCCGGACCTCATCCGGCCGTGGGTGCCCACGGACATGCTCACGCTCGGCACCGACGGGTTCGGCTTTTCCGACACCCGCCCGGCCGCGCGGCGCAAGTTCCTCGTGGACGCCCAGTCGATCGTCGTCGGCGCCCTCACCGCGCTCGCGAAGCGCGGCGAGGTCGACCAGGCGAAGGTGGGTGAAGCGGTGCGCCGCTACCGTCTCGACGACGTCGCGGCCGCCGGGCCGCAGACCTCGGACTCGGGCAACGCGTAG